One genomic region from Candidatus Chlorobium masyuteum encodes:
- the uvrB gene encoding excinuclease ABC subunit UvrB — translation MQGSDLYRLVSPYSPTGDQPKAIEALSEGVLSGNPYQTLLGVTGSGKTFTISNVIARVNKPVLVMSHNKTLAAQLYGELKQFFPDNAVEYFISYYDFYQPEAYLPALDKYIAKDLRINDEIERLRLRATSSLLSGRKDVIVVSSVSCIYGLGSPEDWKAQIIELRSGMEKDRDLFLKELIALHYVRDDIDPAPGKFRVRGDIIDLVPAHEELALRVEFFGNEIESLQTFDIHSGEVLGVDTYAFIYPARQFVAEEAKLKEAMLSIENELAGQLNWFRAENRLLEARRLEERTRYDLEMMKELGYCSGIENYSRHLSGRNAGERPYCLLDYFPEEYLVVIDESHVTLPQIRGMYGGDRSRKTILVEHGFRLPSALDNRPLRFEEFEEMAPQVICVSATPSEHELTRSGGVVVEQLVRPTGLLDPPVEVRPVKGQIDNLLAEIRLHTAKGNKALVMTLTKRMAEDLHDFFRKTGIKSRYLHSEIKSLERIQILRELRVGDIDVLVGVNLLREGLDLPEVSLVAILDADKEGFLRNTRSLMQIAGRAARNVEGFVVLYADVVTRSIREVLDETARRRTIQQRYNEEHGIVPRSIIKSVDQILDTTGVADAEERYRRKRFGLEPKPERMLAGLLESMTPAEGYAMAAELRLEMQEAAVHMEYEKAAYLRDEIAKLEQVMTARQPSE, via the coding sequence ATGCAGGGGAGTGATCTATACAGGCTTGTGAGTCCATACAGTCCGACAGGAGACCAGCCGAAAGCCATTGAGGCTTTGAGTGAAGGCGTACTGTCGGGAAATCCCTATCAGACCCTGCTCGGCGTGACCGGTTCGGGAAAAACCTTTACCATCTCCAATGTCATAGCCCGGGTCAACAAGCCCGTTCTGGTGATGAGTCACAACAAGACCCTTGCCGCCCAGCTTTACGGAGAGCTTAAACAGTTTTTTCCTGATAATGCGGTCGAGTATTTCATCAGCTACTACGATTTTTACCAGCCGGAGGCCTACCTGCCCGCTCTTGACAAGTATATAGCCAAGGACCTTCGCATCAACGACGAGATTGAGCGTCTGAGGCTCCGGGCAACCAGCTCCCTGCTCAGCGGCCGCAAGGATGTGATTGTGGTCAGTTCGGTCAGCTGCATTTACGGCCTCGGTTCACCGGAAGACTGGAAAGCCCAGATTATCGAGCTGCGGTCGGGGATGGAGAAGGATCGGGACCTCTTTCTCAAGGAGCTGATTGCCCTGCACTATGTTCGTGACGATATCGATCCGGCACCGGGAAAGTTCCGTGTCAGGGGGGATATTATCGATCTGGTTCCGGCGCATGAGGAGCTGGCGCTGAGGGTGGAGTTTTTCGGCAACGAGATCGAGAGCCTTCAGACCTTTGATATTCACAGCGGCGAGGTGCTCGGTGTTGATACGTATGCCTTTATCTATCCGGCCCGGCAGTTTGTGGCCGAAGAGGCGAAGCTTAAGGAGGCCATGCTCAGTATTGAAAATGAGCTGGCCGGTCAGCTCAACTGGTTCCGCGCGGAAAATCGTCTGCTTGAGGCCCGTCGCCTTGAGGAGCGGACCCGCTATGACCTTGAAATGATGAAGGAGCTTGGCTACTGTTCCGGAATCGAGAACTACTCGCGTCATCTTTCCGGACGCAACGCCGGTGAACGTCCCTACTGCCTGCTCGACTATTTCCCTGAGGAGTACCTCGTTGTCATAGATGAGTCGCATGTTACCCTGCCGCAGATACGCGGTATGTACGGAGGCGACCGTTCCCGGAAAACAATTCTTGTCGAGCACGGATTCAGGCTCCCTTCGGCGCTCGACAACCGGCCGCTCCGCTTTGAGGAGTTTGAGGAGATGGCGCCGCAGGTTATTTGCGTAAGTGCCACTCCGAGCGAGCATGAACTGACCCGCTCCGGCGGTGTGGTGGTTGAGCAGCTTGTGCGTCCCACCGGTCTGCTCGATCCTCCGGTAGAGGTGCGTCCGGTCAAAGGTCAGATCGACAATCTGCTGGCCGAGATCCGTCTGCACACCGCAAAGGGGAACAAGGCGCTGGTGATGACCCTGACCAAGAGAATGGCCGAGGATCTGCACGATTTCTTCAGAAAAACCGGTATAAAGTCGCGTTATCTGCATTCGGAGATCAAGAGCCTTGAGCGCATACAGATTCTCCGGGAGCTCAGGGTTGGCGATATTGATGTGCTTGTCGGTGTCAATCTTCTGCGGGAAGGGCTTGATCTTCCCGAGGTTTCACTTGTAGCGATTCTTGACGCCGACAAGGAGGGCTTTCTGCGCAACACCCGCTCGCTTATGCAGATTGCCGGAAGGGCGGCCCGTAATGTTGAGGGGTTTGTTGTGCTCTATGCCGATGTCGTGACCCGTTCAATCCGCGAGGTGCTTGACGAAACAGCCCGCCGCCGCACTATCCAGCAGCGCTACAATGAAGAGCACGGCATTGTGCCCCGCTCAATCATTAAATCGGTTGACCAGATTCTCGATACAACCGGGGTAGCAGATGCCGAAGAGCGATACCGCAGGAAGCGGTTCGGCCTTGAGCCCAAACCGGAACGGATGCTTGCCGGTCTGCTTGAATCCATGACTCCGGCCGAGGGGTATGCCATGGCTGCCGAGCTCCGTCTTGAAATGCAGGAGGCGGCTGTGCATATGGAGTATGAAAAAGCGGCTTATCTGCGCGATGAGATTGCAAAGCTGGAGCAGGTGATGACAGCCCGTCAGCCCTCGGAGTGA
- the gcvT gene encoding glycine cleavage system aminomethyltransferase GcvT — MKKTALYDWHEKAGAKIIDFGGYLMPVQYAGIIAEHRAVRSAAGLFDVSHMGNFYVRGKRALEFLQSMTTNDISKAADGQAQYNLMLYPNGGIVDDLIIYRIDSETFFLIVNASNAPKDYAWLQEHIGAFEGVVLEDHTDRLSLIALQGPLALNILSRVFPSTEVNSLGSFHFCSALFNGSEAIIARTGYTGEQGVEICLSNEQAQPLWEALMEAGKEDGIQPIGLGARDTLRLEMGYSLYGHEIDQDTNPLEARLKWVVKMEKGHFIGKEACQQVESNLQRGVAGFSLEGRVLPRQHFKVYNRDRQEIGWVCSGTQSPTLQEPVGTCNIVRQYIKPGTPIFVEVRGGFHSGVIRSLPFVTTSLG; from the coding sequence ATGAAAAAAACCGCATTGTACGACTGGCATGAAAAGGCCGGAGCAAAAATTATCGATTTTGGCGGCTATCTGATGCCGGTTCAGTATGCGGGCATTATTGCCGAGCATAGGGCAGTGCGGAGTGCTGCGGGGCTTTTTGATGTCTCCCACATGGGCAACTTTTATGTCAGGGGCAAAAGAGCACTGGAGTTCCTTCAATCCATGACGACCAATGACATCTCCAAAGCCGCAGACGGTCAGGCACAGTACAATCTCATGCTCTATCCGAACGGGGGTATTGTGGACGACCTGATTATCTATCGTATTGACAGCGAAACCTTTTTTCTCATTGTCAACGCAAGCAATGCTCCGAAGGATTATGCCTGGCTGCAGGAGCATATCGGCGCTTTTGAGGGAGTTGTGCTTGAAGATCATACCGATCGTCTCTCGCTGATTGCCCTGCAGGGGCCGCTGGCGCTGAATATTCTTTCGAGAGTATTTCCTTCGACAGAAGTCAACTCGCTTGGATCATTTCACTTCTGCAGTGCGCTGTTCAATGGTTCGGAGGCGATCATAGCACGAACCGGTTATACCGGAGAGCAGGGTGTTGAGATCTGTCTTTCGAATGAACAGGCGCAACCGTTATGGGAAGCGCTCATGGAGGCGGGAAAAGAGGATGGTATTCAGCCAATCGGTCTGGGTGCCCGTGATACGCTTCGCCTTGAGATGGGTTATTCACTTTATGGCCATGAGATTGATCAGGATACCAATCCGCTTGAAGCCCGTCTGAAGTGGGTGGTCAAGATGGAGAAGGGGCATTTTATCGGTAAGGAGGCCTGCCAGCAGGTTGAAAGTAACCTCCAGAGGGGTGTTGCCGGATTCTCGCTTGAAGGTCGGGTGCTTCCCCGCCAGCATTTCAAGGTCTATAACCGTGACCGCCAGGAGATTGGCTGGGTATGCAGTGGCACCCAGTCACCGACGCTGCAGGAGCCGGTAGGTACCTGCAATATTGTTCGCCAGTATATAAAACCGGGAACACCGATTTTTGTGGAAGTTCGTGGTGGTTTCCACAGCGGTGTGATCAGGAGTCTGCCGTTTGTTACAACCTCTCTGGGTTGA
- a CDS encoding putative signal transducing protein, whose product MKHLFTPNTMSQSGEVYLLRELLDREEIACTIRNEHLSIASGELAPQECLPALWIMHDSDYPRACELKAAWRSSLLETHPQWVSPDCGEAIEGQFSSCWKCGRQSDE is encoded by the coding sequence ATGAAACACCTCTTTACTCCAAACACCATGAGCCAGTCAGGCGAGGTCTACCTGCTCAGGGAGCTGCTTGACAGGGAGGAGATTGCATGCACCATCCGCAACGAACATCTCTCCATTGCTTCAGGTGAGCTTGCGCCCCAGGAGTGCCTTCCGGCACTCTGGATTATGCATGACTCCGACTATCCCCGTGCCTGCGAGTTGAAGGCGGCATGGCGGAGCTCACTGCTTGAAACGCATCCCCAATGGGTTAGCCCGGATTGCGGCGAAGCGATTGAAGGGCAGTTCAGTTCATGCTGGAAGTGCGGGCGGCAAAGCGACGAGTAA
- a CDS encoding M16 family metallopeptidase, translating into MPENFQAFMNSRIPIFAIGILFLHLISCKPMIKEEKQYPYTTTQGDSLHTRIYTLKNGLTVFMSPYRDEPRIYTSIAVRAGSKNDPAETTGLAHYLEHMLFKGTDAIGSLDYEKERTELDKITALYEEYRSTSDLDKRAAIYRDIDSISNVAASFTVPNEYDKLLNSIGAQGTNAYTWVEQTVYVNDIPSNKFDQWLTIEAERFRNPVMRLFHTELETVYEEKNMTMDSDSRKIWENLFAGLFKKHTYGTQTTIGKAEHLKNPSIKNVIDYYRTYYVPNNMALCIAGDFDPDETIKVIDRKFSVLQPKEIPHFTPAVEEEIKKPTVIKAKGPEAEELVIGYRFNGINSSDADYLTLLDKILYNQTAGLIDLNLNQQQKVLDAGSMLVMMKDYSAHILSGKPREEQSLDQVRALLLEQIELLKEGKFPDWMLEAAINDLKLEHLKLYESNRGRVEAYVDTFIWGMPWQEHVSQFDRLEKITKADIVAFANKHYGDNYVTVYKEHGKAKSEKKIQKPPITPLKVNRDTSSPFAEKLLAEKSTKTEPVFLDYRKDITFEDVNPSIKLHYLQNLENELFSLYYVFDVGKNHSRKINLALDYLSYLGTSTLTPRAFSQELYKIGASFTAFTADNYVYLKLSGLGKNAPAAIRLLETLLVDAKPDEEALENLKAGELKERADDKLSKKKILFEAMTNYGKYGKTSPFTNVLSDEELGKVTSTELLSELHDLLQYQHRVLYYGPARAQDVLAELRSVRHYPESFKTPPVSDPYPELEQQDNQVYVVDYDMTQAEVIMLTRDELYDPLQVPLATFFNEYYGGGMSSVVFQELREAKALAYSVFSVYRAPKQKEKHNYMVSYIGTQADKLPEALEGISHLMNDLPKSPELFASAQNGILQKISTERLTRTEVLFNYEDAVRMGHSHDIRKDIYREAATITLKDIEAFHKKHLRNRNHVMLVLGKKGNLDMATLKKYGTVKELTLKDIFGY; encoded by the coding sequence ATGCCGGAAAATTTTCAAGCGTTCATGAACAGTCGCATCCCGATATTTGCCATCGGAATACTTTTTTTGCATTTAATTTCCTGTAAACCCATGATAAAAGAAGAGAAGCAGTATCCATACACAACAACACAGGGCGACTCCCTCCATACAAGAATCTATACACTGAAAAACGGCCTGACGGTCTTCATGAGCCCCTACAGGGACGAGCCGAGAATCTATACCTCCATTGCCGTACGTGCCGGAAGCAAGAACGACCCGGCAGAGACGACCGGCCTTGCACACTATCTCGAACACATGCTCTTCAAGGGTACCGATGCCATCGGCTCTCTTGACTATGAAAAGGAGCGCACCGAGCTCGACAAGATCACGGCACTCTATGAAGAGTACCGTTCAACCTCCGACCTTGACAAACGGGCGGCAATATACCGTGATATCGACAGCATATCCAATGTAGCGGCCAGCTTCACCGTCCCCAACGAGTACGACAAGCTGCTCAACTCCATCGGCGCACAGGGCACCAATGCCTACACCTGGGTCGAGCAGACGGTCTACGTCAATGATATCCCGTCAAACAAGTTTGACCAGTGGCTTACAATCGAAGCCGAACGGTTCCGCAATCCGGTCATGCGGCTCTTTCACACCGAGCTTGAAACGGTCTATGAAGAGAAAAATATGACCATGGACAGCGACAGCCGCAAAATATGGGAGAATCTCTTTGCCGGTCTCTTCAAAAAACACACCTACGGAACCCAGACCACCATCGGCAAGGCGGAGCATCTGAAAAATCCATCGATAAAAAATGTCATCGACTACTACCGCACCTACTATGTGCCGAACAACATGGCACTCTGTATCGCGGGTGACTTCGATCCGGATGAAACCATAAAAGTGATTGACCGGAAGTTTTCGGTACTCCAGCCAAAAGAGATCCCCCATTTCACTCCGGCAGTGGAAGAGGAGATCAAAAAGCCCACCGTCATCAAGGCCAAAGGGCCTGAGGCTGAAGAGCTGGTCATCGGATACCGCTTCAATGGCATCAACAGCAGTGACGCCGACTATCTGACCCTGCTCGACAAAATACTCTACAACCAGACCGCAGGCCTCATCGATCTCAACCTGAACCAGCAGCAGAAGGTGCTTGATGCCGGCTCCATGCTCGTGATGATGAAAGATTACTCCGCGCACATCCTGAGCGGTAAACCAAGGGAGGAGCAGAGCCTCGACCAGGTACGGGCACTGCTGCTTGAGCAGATTGAGCTGCTCAAAGAGGGGAAATTTCCCGACTGGATGCTTGAGGCGGCCATCAACGACCTTAAACTCGAACACCTTAAACTCTACGAAAGCAACCGGGGCAGGGTTGAAGCCTATGTAGACACCTTCATCTGGGGCATGCCATGGCAGGAGCACGTCAGCCAATTCGATCGTCTGGAGAAGATTACAAAGGCCGATATTGTTGCGTTTGCAAATAAACACTACGGCGATAACTATGTCACGGTCTACAAGGAGCACGGCAAGGCAAAAAGCGAAAAGAAGATCCAGAAACCGCCGATCACCCCGCTCAAGGTAAACCGCGACACCTCGTCGCCATTTGCCGAAAAGCTGCTGGCAGAGAAATCAACGAAAACCGAACCGGTCTTTCTCGACTACCGGAAGGATATCACCTTTGAGGATGTCAACCCCTCTATCAAGCTGCACTACCTGCAAAACCTTGAGAACGAGCTCTTCTCGCTCTATTATGTGTTTGATGTCGGCAAAAACCACAGCCGCAAAATCAACCTTGCGCTCGACTATCTCTCCTATCTCGGCACCTCCACGCTCACTCCGAGAGCCTTCAGCCAGGAGCTCTATAAAATCGGAGCAAGCTTCACAGCCTTCACGGCCGACAACTATGTCTACCTGAAACTCTCCGGACTGGGCAAGAATGCTCCGGCGGCTATCCGGCTGCTTGAAACGCTGCTGGTGGATGCCAAGCCCGACGAAGAAGCGCTTGAGAACCTCAAGGCCGGTGAGCTGAAAGAGCGCGCAGACGACAAGCTTTCGAAGAAAAAAATACTCTTCGAAGCCATGACCAACTACGGGAAATATGGAAAAACCTCTCCCTTCACCAATGTGCTGAGTGATGAGGAGCTTGGCAAGGTAACATCCACTGAACTGCTCTCGGAGCTGCACGATCTGCTGCAGTATCAGCACAGGGTGCTCTACTACGGCCCGGCCAGGGCGCAGGATGTGCTCGCGGAACTTCGTTCGGTACGCCACTACCCCGAGTCATTCAAAACGCCTCCGGTATCCGATCCCTACCCGGAGCTGGAACAGCAGGATAACCAGGTCTATGTGGTCGATTATGATATGACCCAGGCCGAGGTGATCATGCTGACGCGCGATGAGCTCTACGATCCATTGCAGGTTCCCCTGGCGACCTTCTTCAACGAGTATTACGGCGGAGGGATGTCGTCGGTGGTCTTTCAGGAGCTGCGCGAGGCCAAGGCCCTTGCCTACTCCGTCTTTTCGGTCTACAGGGCTCCGAAGCAGAAAGAGAAACACAACTACATGGTAAGCTATATCGGCACACAGGCCGACAAGCTGCCGGAAGCGCTTGAAGGGATCAGCCATCTGATGAACGACCTGCCGAAATCGCCCGAGCTCTTCGCGTCCGCCCAGAACGGCATTCTGCAGAAAATCTCGACCGAGCGCCTTACCAGAACCGAAGTGCTCTTCAACTATGAAGATGCGGTCAGAATGGGCCACAGCCATGATATCAGAAAAGATATCTATCGCGAAGCGGCAACCATAACGCTCAAGGATATCGAAGCCTTCCACAAAAAGCATCTGCGAAACAGAAACCATGTCATGCTGGTGCTCGGCAAAAAAGGGAACCTCGACATGGCAACCCTGAAAAAGTATGGCACGGTTAAGGAGCTTACGTTGAAGGATATTTTCGGATACTAA
- a CDS encoding TPM domain-containing protein — translation MKDPAEKFLTAAERQHIEARVAEAEKRTAGEIVVMVVPSSYHYPLASMLGSLLTAMIISIAVTFLYEQFIGKESMWFFPALFSIVFIFVHEVIRRVPLLKRIFVTRSDMREEVEEAAIQTFYYRDLNQTVDHTGILIYISLFEHHVRVIADKGINDRVNKDAWQEIVTTIVGGIHAKTQAAAIATAVDRCADILSTHFPLKAGDRNELSDEVIIGAGK, via the coding sequence ATGAAAGATCCGGCGGAAAAATTCCTTACAGCTGCTGAACGGCAGCATATTGAGGCGCGGGTTGCGGAGGCGGAAAAGCGCACCGCCGGAGAGATCGTGGTTATGGTGGTTCCCTCCAGTTATCACTATCCGCTTGCCTCAATGCTCGGCAGTCTCCTGACAGCGATGATTATCTCCATTGCCGTGACCTTTCTCTATGAGCAATTTATCGGCAAGGAGAGTATGTGGTTCTTTCCTGCTCTTTTCAGTATAGTGTTCATTTTTGTTCACGAAGTGATCAGGCGGGTGCCTCTGCTCAAACGCATTTTTGTTACCCGTTCCGACATGAGAGAGGAGGTTGAGGAGGCGGCTATTCAAACCTTTTATTACCGGGATCTCAACCAGACGGTTGACCATACCGGCATTCTCATCTACATCTCCCTCTTCGAGCACCACGTGCGTGTTATTGCCGACAAAGGTATCAATGACAGGGTGAACAAGGATGCCTGGCAGGAGATTGTTACGACCATTGTCGGCGGCATCCATGCCAAAACACAGGCCGCAGCAATTGCTACAGCGGTTGATCGTTGTGCAGATATCCTCTCCACTCATTTTCCGCTCAAAGCCGGTGACCGCAATGAGCTTTCCGACGAGGTTATTATCGGCGCAGGAAAATAG
- a CDS encoding TPM domain-containing protein, which produces MKRLTTTGVRVALILLATLLQFMPSNSLMAVGVPALTGRVNDYAAMISPAAKAEIEAKLQQFETAESTQIVILTVPSLEGDPIEDFSIRVAESWKIGHKGSDNGVLLIVSRDDHKVRIEVGYGLEGRLTDLLSGRIINDEIVPDFKSGRFDAGFTKGVDAIIAAVHGEYQAKPQAKGSNGKPSIPLLFIILLVIYFISQLSRGHRGGGPMIGGPGGGFYGGGGSFGGGGGGGFSGGGGGFGGGGASGDW; this is translated from the coding sequence ATGAAGCGATTGACAACAACGGGAGTGCGGGTTGCTCTTATTTTGCTGGCGACCCTGCTCCAGTTTATGCCATCAAACAGCCTCATGGCTGTCGGTGTGCCCGCTCTTACAGGGCGGGTTAACGATTATGCGGCCATGATCTCTCCTGCGGCAAAGGCGGAAATCGAGGCGAAACTTCAGCAGTTTGAGACGGCCGAATCGACTCAGATCGTCATTCTCACGGTTCCTTCGCTTGAGGGCGACCCGATTGAGGATTTCTCAATACGGGTTGCCGAATCGTGGAAAATAGGTCATAAAGGGAGTGACAACGGCGTGCTGCTGATTGTTTCCCGCGATGATCACAAGGTGCGTATTGAGGTTGGTTACGGCCTTGAGGGGCGGCTTACCGATCTTCTCTCCGGTCGTATTATCAATGACGAGATCGTTCCGGATTTTAAATCGGGCCGGTTTGATGCCGGATTCACCAAAGGGGTTGATGCCATCATTGCGGCGGTTCATGGAGAGTACCAGGCGAAACCACAGGCAAAAGGGAGCAACGGCAAGCCCTCCATTCCTCTTTTGTTCATTATTCTACTGGTGATCTATTTTATCAGCCAGCTCTCCCGGGGTCACCGGGGAGGCGGACCGATGATCGGCGGCCCTGGCGGCGGATTTTACGGTGGAGGAGGAAGCTTTGGCGGTGGTGGCGGAGGCGGCTTCAGCGGAGGCGGAGGTGGTTTTGGCGGGGGAGGAGCGTCAGGGGACTGGTAG
- a CDS encoding RelA/SpoT family protein, which produces MLAQIEKNHYNKLNEILRLSRRNLKNFDESLIQRAFFMCYRAHEGEKRASGEPFFYHPVEVATILLNELPLDGVSVAAALLHDVIEDSGYTYEDIVAELGVEVADIVEGLTKISGIMINRETTQAEGFRKMLLSMVKDIRVILIKFCDRLHNMRTLESLPEHRRLKIALETRDIYAPLAHRFGLGKMKVEFENLALKYIDPEMYEFLQQKVRLSRGERINYLNKMIDPITADLEKQGFKVEVQGRAKHLFSIYNKMRNKNKDFEDIHDLYGLRVIVDTERIADCFAVYGFITQKYPPIPQHFKDYISIPKHNGYQSLHSAIIGPKGNMIELQIRTKRMHEFAELGVAAHWRYKEKISRDDAHIDSFLRWARELIKDADSAAAFMEGFKLNLYHDEIYVFTPKGDMKTMPAGATPIDFAYAIHTEVGNGCIGAKVNGKIVRLNAQLKSGDRLEIITSKNQKPKADWLKIVVTQRAKLKIRSAINEERRLQIEKGRGMWEKMVSGTKKLFTDNDIVTQAKRYGIKTPSDFFSALANQQINGEEVMERVTNPRKDEPASKTVADEARQVEDYLQIARHDQDLDRPASKKDEVTIAGMSNIAYSYAKCCQPVPGDDVLGFVTSEGVVKIHRKNCLNVSNENLLKSERVVSVSWNRKVETDFLAGIRIVGEDRLGISNQLTTVISKFDTNIRSISLHARDGMFVGTLMIYVRNAEKLNTLMDKLKKVQGIFTVERLIS; this is translated from the coding sequence ATGTTAGCCCAGATAGAGAAAAACCATTACAATAAACTGAACGAGATTCTCCGGCTTTCGCGCAGGAATCTTAAAAACTTTGATGAATCGCTGATTCAGCGGGCATTTTTTATGTGCTATCGGGCACATGAGGGTGAAAAAAGGGCTTCAGGAGAGCCTTTTTTTTATCATCCGGTTGAAGTGGCCACCATTCTGCTCAATGAGCTTCCCCTTGACGGAGTCTCTGTGGCGGCAGCGCTGCTGCACGACGTTATTGAGGACAGCGGATATACCTATGAGGACATCGTTGCCGAACTTGGCGTTGAGGTAGCCGATATTGTCGAAGGGCTGACCAAGATCTCCGGTATCATGATCAACCGGGAGACAACGCAGGCGGAAGGGTTTCGCAAGATGCTCCTGTCGATGGTCAAGGATATCAGGGTCATTCTGATCAAGTTCTGCGACCGGCTGCACAACATGAGAACGCTTGAGTCGCTTCCGGAGCATCGCCGGCTGAAGATCGCGCTTGAGACCAGGGATATCTATGCACCTCTGGCTCACCGGTTCGGTCTTGGAAAAATGAAGGTTGAGTTTGAAAACCTTGCGCTCAAGTATATCGATCCGGAGATGTATGAGTTTCTCCAGCAGAAGGTTCGACTGAGCAGGGGAGAGAGGATCAACTACCTGAACAAGATGATTGATCCGATCACGGCCGATCTGGAAAAGCAGGGGTTCAAGGTGGAGGTGCAGGGACGGGCCAAGCATCTCTTCTCCATCTACAACAAAATGCGCAACAAGAACAAGGACTTTGAGGATATTCATGATCTCTACGGTCTGAGGGTGATTGTTGATACGGAGCGAATTGCCGACTGTTTTGCGGTCTACGGTTTCATTACGCAGAAGTACCCTCCGATTCCGCAGCACTTCAAGGACTACATCTCCATACCCAAGCATAACGGCTATCAGTCGCTGCATTCGGCCATCATCGGCCCGAAAGGGAACATGATCGAGCTGCAGATCCGCACCAAGCGGATGCATGAGTTTGCCGAGCTCGGTGTTGCGGCCCACTGGCGGTACAAGGAGAAAATATCGAGGGATGACGCCCATATCGACTCTTTTCTCCGCTGGGCAAGGGAGCTGATCAAGGATGCCGACTCTGCTGCGGCCTTTATGGAGGGGTTCAAGCTCAACCTCTATCACGACGAGATATACGTCTTTACGCCGAAGGGAGACATGAAGACCATGCCTGCCGGTGCAACACCGATAGATTTTGCCTATGCCATCCACACCGAGGTAGGTAACGGCTGTATCGGAGCGAAGGTCAACGGCAAGATTGTCCGTCTGAATGCGCAGTTGAAGTCCGGCGACCGTCTTGAGATCATCACCTCCAAAAACCAGAAGCCCAAGGCTGACTGGCTGAAAATTGTGGTGACCCAGCGTGCCAAGCTGAAAATACGTTCGGCCATCAATGAGGAGCGGCGCCTGCAGATTGAGAAGGGGCGCGGCATGTGGGAGAAAATGGTGAGCGGCACCAAAAAGCTCTTTACGGATAACGATATTGTCACGCAGGCCAAACGCTACGGGATCAAGACTCCGTCTGATTTTTTCAGCGCACTGGCAAACCAGCAGATCAACGGTGAAGAGGTCATGGAGCGGGTGACCAACCCCCGCAAGGATGAACCGGCCTCGAAAACCGTTGCCGATGAGGCGCGTCAGGTTGAGGATTACCTGCAGATTGCCCGTCACGATCAGGATCTGGATCGTCCGGCTTCGAAAAAGGATGAGGTGACCATTGCCGGAATGAGCAATATTGCCTACTCCTATGCAAAGTGCTGCCAGCCGGTACCCGGTGATGATGTGCTCGGGTTTGTTACCAGTGAAGGGGTGGTGAAGATTCACCGCAAGAACTGCCTCAATGTCAGTAACGAGAATCTGCTGAAAAGCGAACGGGTTGTATCGGTTTCCTGGAACAGGAAAGTCGAGACCGACTTTCTTGCCGGTATCAGGATTGTCGGTGAAGATCGTCTCGGTATTTCAAACCAGCTGACCACCGTCATCTCCAAATTCGATACCAATATCCGTAGCATTTCGCTTCACGCCCGTGACGGGATGTTTGTGGGAACCCTGATGATCTATGTCCGAAACGCTGAAAAGCTCAATACCCTTATGGACAAGCTGAAAAAGGTGCAGGGAATCTTTACGGTTGAGCGTCTGATCAGCTGA
- a CDS encoding LemA family protein: MKWSMAKLLAFFLLFSTLSGCGYNSIQQNEEAVNRSWGDLESQLQRRADLVPNLVATVKGAANFEKETLTAVIEARAKATSIQLTPAMLSDPAAMAKFQSAQGNLSSSLSRLLIAVERYPELKANQNFRDLQIQLEGTENRISVARQRYNGAVEVFNFSIRKFPNSLTNTLLLKLQAKSYFKADEAAKAVPAVKF, from the coding sequence ATGAAATGGTCTATGGCAAAATTGCTTGCTTTTTTTCTTTTATTCAGCACCCTTTCCGGGTGCGGTTACAACAGCATCCAGCAGAATGAAGAGGCGGTGAACCGTTCATGGGGTGATCTTGAGTCGCAGTTGCAGCGGAGAGCCGATCTGGTGCCGAATCTTGTTGCCACGGTCAAGGGGGCGGCCAATTTTGAAAAGGAGACCCTTACCGCGGTTATTGAAGCGAGAGCGAAAGCGACCTCCATTCAGCTTACGCCTGCGATGCTCAGTGACCCGGCGGCCATGGCAAAGTTCCAGAGTGCCCAGGGAAATCTCTCGTCATCCCTATCGCGTCTGCTGATTGCGGTAGAGCGCTATCCGGAGCTCAAGGCCAACCAGAATTTCCGGGATCTCCAGATTCAGCTTGAAGGCACAGAAAACCGGATCAGTGTGGCCCGTCAGCGCTATAACGGTGCCGTTGAGGTTTTTAATTTCTCAATCAGGAAGTTCCCGAACTCCCTTACCAACACCCTTCTTCTGAAGTTGCAGGCCAAGTCATATTTCAAGGCTGATGAAGCAGCAAAAGCGGTACCGGCGGTGAAATTCTGA